One window of Apteryx mantelli isolate bAptMan1 chromosome 8, bAptMan1.hap1, whole genome shotgun sequence genomic DNA carries:
- the NRDC gene encoding nardilysin: MPGRNKAAAGCSCPELPAGQQQQPVEGGRDARGRSPQQREEEEERGPGASLGDPDIVKSPSDPKQYRYIRLQNGLCALLISDLNNLDGAPSALSSEEDDDDDESEEESDEDDDSGAEIEDGREGYDDEDCDEEDECEDNDGDNEDFNDPDDSELEELAEKEETRKRGCTEKQSAAALCVAVGSFSDPEDLPGLAHFLEHMVFMGSLKYPDENGFDAFLKKHGGSDNASTDCERTVFQFDVQRKYFKEALDRWAQFFIHPLMIRDAIDREVEAVDSEYQLARPSDANRKEMLFGSLARPGHPMKKFFWGNADTLKHEPKMNNIDTYTRLRDFWQRHYSAHYMTLVVQSKETLDTLEKWVMEIFSEIPNNGLPRPSFGHLTQPFDTPEFHKLYRVVPIRKVHSLSITWALPPQEQYYRVKPLHYISWLVGHEGKGSVLSFLRKKFWALALYGGNGETGFEQNSTYSIFSISVTLTDEGYKHFYEVAHVVFQYLKMLQKRGPDKRIWEEIQKIEANEFHYQEQTDPVDYVESLCENMQLFQKEDFLTGDQLLFEYKPEIIADALNQLTPQRANLVLLSAANEGQCHLKEKWFGTQYSVEDIDKYWSDLWASDFELNQDLHLPEENKYIATDFALKVADCPETEYPVKTLSTQQGCLWYRKDDKFKIPKAYVRFHLISPLIQQSAENIVLFDTFVNILSHNLAEPAYEADVAQLEYKLVAGEHGLVIRVKGFNHKLPLLFQLIIDHLSDFSFTPAVFEMITEQLKKTYFNILIKPETLAKDVRLLILEHSRWSMIDKYQTLMNGLSIESLSSFVKAFKSQLFVEGLVQGNFTSREAKDFLNYVVQKLQFAPLAHPCPVQFRVVDLPNTHLLCKVKTLNKGDANSEVTVYYQSGARNLREYTLMELLVMHMEEPCFDFLRTKQTLGYHVYPTCRNTSGILGFSVTVATQATKYNSELVDKKIEEFLSCFEEKIKHLTEEAFSTQVTALIKLKECEDSHLGEEVDRNWNEVVTQQYLFDRLAREIEALKSVTKSDLVTWFQAHRSSEKKVLSVHVVGFGKHEGDSEVTAVSEVQNSSSGEIPHLTFLPPSSLMTNITSIKDIKAYTSTLNVLPYHKILK, translated from the exons GTATATCAGGCTGCAGAATGGCTTATGTGCACTTTTAATTTCGGATTTGAATAACCTGGATGGTGCCCCATCTGCGTTATCTtcggaggaggacgacgacgatgATGAATCTGAAGAGGAAAGCGATGAGGATGACGACTCTGGAGCAGAGATCGAAGACGGCAGAGAAGGTTATGATGATGAGGACTGTGATGAGGAGGATGAGTGTGAGGACAATGATGGAGATAATGAGGATTTCAATGATCCTGATGACAGTGAATTAGAAGAGCTAgctgaaaaggaagaaacaagaaagagagGTTGTACAGAAAAGCAG TCTGCAGCTGCCCTGTGCGTCGCTGTTGGCAGCTTCTCTGATCCTGAAGATCTGCCTGGATTAGCGCACTTCCTGGAACATA TGGTTTTTATGGGCAGCTTGAAGTACCCAGATGAGAATGGGTTTGATGCGTTCCTGAAGAAGCACGGGGGCAGTGACAATGCTTCAACCGACTGTGAGCGGACAGTCTTCCAGTTTGATGTGCAGAGAAAATACTTCAAAGAAGCGCTTGATAG GTGGGCACAGTTCTTTATTCACCCACTAATGATCAGGGATGCAATAGATCGAGAAGTCGAGGCTGTAGACAGTG AGTATCAGCTAGCAAGACCCTCTGAtgcaaacagaaaggaaatgctATTTGGGAGTCTTGCCAGGCCTGGACATCCTATGAAGAAATTTTTTTGGG GTAACGCAGATACACTCAAACATGAGCCTAAAATGAATAATATTGATACCTACACCAGACTGAGGGACTTCTGGCAGCGTCATTACTCTGCTCACTATATGACTTTAGTTGTCCAGTCTAAAG AAACACTAGATACATTGGAAAAGTGGGTGATGGAAATCTTCTCTGAGATCCCAAATAA tgGTTTACCCAGACCGAGCTTTGGCCATCTGACTCAGCCTTTTGACACACCAGAATTTCACAAGCTTTACAGAG TTGTTCCAATCAGGAAAGTTCATTCTTTGAGTATCACCTGGGCACTTCCTCCGCAAGAGCAGTATTACAG agtgaaGCCACTTCATTATATTTCCTGGTTGGTGGGACATGAAGGCAAAGGcagtgttctttcttttcttaggaaaaa ATTTTGGGCTCTTGCATTATATGGAGGAAATGGTGAGACAGGATTTGAGCAGAACTCTACTTACTCCATCTTTAGCATTTCTGTGACTTTGACTGATGAAGGTTACAAGCACTTTTATGAG GTTGCCCATGTTGTATTTCAGTATCTGAAGATGTTGCAGAAAAGAGGGCCAGATAAAAG AATATGGGAAGAAATCCAGAAGATTGAAGCTAATGAATTTCACTACCAGGAACAG acaGATCCAGTTGACTATGTGGAAAGCCTTTGTGAGAATATGCAGTTGTTTCAGAAGGAGGATTTTTTGACAGGAGACCAGCTCCTGTTTGAATACAAGCCTGAG ATCATTGCTGATGCCCTTAACCAGCTCACACCTCAGAGAGCCAACCTCGTTTTGCTGTCTGCTGCCAACGAGGGCCAGTGTCATCTAAAAGAGAAGTGGTTTGGAACGCAGTACAGTGTGGAAG ATATTGACAAATACTGGAGTGACTTATGGGCCAGTGACTTTGAGCTAAATCAGGATTTACACcttccagaagaaaacaaatacatag cCACTGACTTTGCTTTGAAAGTTGCTGACTGCCCTGAGACAGAATATCCGGTCAAAACACTAAGCACACAACAAGGCTGCCTCTGGTACAGGAAGGATGATAAATTCAAAATCCCAAAAG CTTATGTTCGTTTCCATCTGATCTCTCCGTTGATACAGCAGTCTGCAGAAAA CATAGTATTGTTTGATACGTTTGTAAACATCCTTTCCCACAATCTTGCTGAACCAGCTTACGAAGCAGACGTCGCTCAGTTGGAATACAAGCTAGTAGCTGGAGAACATGGCTTAGTCATTCGAGTGAAAGGGTTCAATCATAAACTACCT cTGCTATTTCAGCTCATCATTGATCACTTGTCTGACTTCAGCTTTACTCCGGCGGTTTTTGAAATGATAACAGAGCAGCTGAAGAAGACATACTTCAACATCCTCATCAAGCCTGAGACCCTGGCCAA GGACGTGCGTCTCCTGATTTTAGAACACAGCAGATGGTCCATGATAGATAAGTACCAGACGCTGATGAATGGTCTTTCCATCGAGTCTCTCTCATCCTTTGTTAAGGCTTTCAAATCGCAGCTCTTCGTGGAGGGTCTCGTACAAGGAAACTTCACAAGCAGA GAAGCAAAGGATTTTCTGAATTACGTTGTTCA AAAGCTCCAGTTCGCTCCTCTGGCCCATCCCTGCCCCGTTCAGTTCCGGGTGGTGGATCTGCCAAACACGCACCTCCTCTGTAAGGTGAAAACGCTCAACAAAGGTGATGCCAACTCTGAAGTGACAGTTTATTACCAG TCAGGTGCCAGGAATTTAAGGGAATATACCCTCATGGAGCTGCTTGTG ATGCACATGGAAGAGCCTTGCTTTGACTTCCTGAGAACCAAGCAAACCCTTGG CTACCACGTGTACCCCACCTGCAGGAATACTTCTGGGATTCTTGGGTTCTCCGTCACTGTAGCAACGCAGGCAACTAAGTACAA TTCTGAATTGGTTGACAAGAAAATAGAGGAGTTTCTTTCTTGCTTTGAAGAGAAAATCAAGCATTTAACCGAAGAAGCGTTTAGCACCCAG GTTACAGCTTTGATAAAGCTTAAagaatgtgaagactcccatctTGGTGAAGAAGTAGATAGGAACTGGAACGAAGTTGTGACGCAGCAGTATCTCTTCGACAGGCTTGCCCGTGAG ATTGAAGCTCTGAAGTCTGTTACTAAATCAGACCTGGTCACCTGGTTCCAAGCTCACAGAAGCAGTGAAAAGAAAGTGCTCAGTGTACAT GTGGTTGGATTTGGAAAACATGAAGGGGACTCAGAGGTTACAGCTGTCTCAGAAGTACAGAATTCTTCATCTGGTGAAATACCTCATCTTACTTTCTTACCCCCATCCTCCTTGATGACTAACATTACTTCCATCAAGGACATCAAAGCTTACACATCAA